A single region of the Vicia villosa cultivar HV-30 ecotype Madison, WI linkage group LG4, Vvil1.0, whole genome shotgun sequence genome encodes:
- the LOC131600222 gene encoding probable indole-3-pyruvate monooxygenase YUCCA3, giving the protein MHNISLNMPPMAQTFNPEHIFKNRCIWVNGPIIVGAGPSGLAVAACLKDQNVPFVIVERANCIASLWQNRTYDRLKLHLPKQLCQLPNLPIPDDFPEYPTKFQFINYLESYAKHFNITPNFNETVQSAKYDETFGLWRIKTIRKKSHESVEVEYICRWLVVATGENAEKVVPEFEGLNDFGGHVMHACDYKSGGSYSGKKVLVVGCGNSGMEVSLDLCNHNANPSMVIRSSVHVLPREVFGKSTYELAAMLMKKLPIWMVDKILLVLTRLILGNVEKYGVKRPSMGPLELKNISGRTPVLDIGALEKIRSGKINVVPGIKRFSQGKVELVDGKFLDIDSVVLATGYRSNVPSWLKENEFFSEDGIPKDPFPNGWKGKAGLYAVGFTRKGLSGASLDAISVSHDIAKSLKEETKQRKKTVAARHRRCISHF; this is encoded by the exons atgcATAACATTAGTCTAAACATGCCACCAATGGCTCAAACATTCAACCCCGAACACATTTTCAAAAACCGTTGCATTTGGGTGAATGGACCTATAATAGTAGGTGCTGGCCCTTCCGGCTTAGCAGTTGCAGCTTGTCTAAAAGACCAAAACGTCCCTTTCGTCATCGTCGAACGAGCTAACTGCATTGCTTCTCTCTGGCAGAATCGAACCTACGACCGTCTTAAGCTTCACCTTCCTAAACAATTATGTCAACTACCCAATCTCCCTATCCCCGATGATTTCCCTGAATACCCGACAAAATTCCAGTTCATCAATTACCTCGAATCCTACGCGAAACACTTCAACATAACGCCGAATTTCAATGAAACAGTGCAGTCTGCTAAGTATGATGAAACCTTTGGTCTTTGGAGGATCAAGACTATTAGGAAAAAAAGCCATGAATCTGTCGAAGTTGAGTATATTTGTAGGTGGCTTGTGGTTGCTACGGGCGAAAACGCGGAGAAAGTTGTGCCTGAATTCGAAGGTTTGAATGATTTTGGTGGACATGTTATGCATGCTTGTGATTATAAATCTGGTGGGAGTTATAGTGGAAAGAAAGTTCTTGTCGTTGGATGCGGAAATTCGGGCATGGAAGTTTCTCTTGATCTTTGTAACCATAATGCAAATCCATCAATGGTTATTAGAAGCTCT GTTCATGTGTTGCCTAGAGAAGTGTTTGGAAAATCAACTTATGAGTTAGCAGCTATGTTGATGAAAAAGTTACCAATTTGGATGGTTGATAAGATATTGCTTGTTCTAACTCGTTTGATTTTGGGGAATGTTGAAAAGTATGGTGTTAAAAGGCCATCTATGGGACCTTTAGAGCTTAAGAACATTTCCGGGAGGACACCGGTATTAGATATCGGAGCCCTCGAGAAAATTAGATCCGGAAAAATCAATGTTGTTCCGGGAATTAAGAGATTTTCGCAAGGGAAAGTCGAGCTTGTTGATGGAAAATTTCTTGATATTGATTCTGTTGTTCTTGCTACCGGTTATAGAAGCAATGTACCTTCATGGCTTAAG GAGAATGAATTTTTTTCCGAGGATGGAATACCGAAAGATCCATTTCCTAATGGATGGAAAGGAAAAGCGGGTCTATATGCGGTCGGATTTACAAGAAAAGGACTTTCTGGTGCATCATTGGATGCAATTAGTGTTTCTCATGACATagccaaaagtttgaaagaagAAACTAAACAGAGAAAGAAAACAGTGGCTGCACGCCATAGAAGATGCATTTCACACTTCTAA
- the LOC131595842 gene encoding 7-hydroxymethyl chlorophyll a reductase, chloroplastic has translation MSTIVPTLTSLPFSLSIRSSLSSQDGSLKQDWRKRSKPIPPGGTYPAKDQCSRCGLCDTYYIAHVKNACAFLGDGMSRIEKLEPVVHGRGRKTDTLDETYLGVHEELLYARKLIPVEGAQWTGIVTTIAIEMLKSGMVEAVICVQSDPDDRFAPRPVLARTPEEVLAARGVKPTLSPNLNTLALVEAAGVKRLLFCGVGCQVQALRSVEHHLNLDKLYVLGTNCVDNGPREGLDKFLNAASDSPETVLHYEFMQDYKVHLKHLDGRIEEVPYFCLPANDLVDVIAPSCYSCFDYTNALADLVVGYMGVPKYPGISMTQHPQYITVRNERGREMLSLIENLLEITPTTNSGDRRPFVMETVKADDKAKLGKGPSQLAPKFVGNLLAFILNLIGPKGIEFARYSLDYHTIRNYLYVNRLWGKERADRHMPTYAKKIVDLYNQNGQIDKMLSEK, from the exons ATGTCTACCATCGTTCCCACACTCACCTCGCTACCATTTTCTCTCTCCATTCGTTCTTCTTTATCATCACAAG ATGGTAGTTTGAAACAGGACTGGAGAAAAAGGTCCAAACCTATCCCACCAGGTGGAACCTATCCAGCTAAAGATCAATGCAG TCGTTGCGGTTTGTGTGATACATATTATATTGCTCATGTTAAGAATGCTTGTGCTTTCTTGGGAGATGGCATGTCTAGGATTGAA AAATTGGAACCTGTTGTTCATGGTAGAGGGAGAAAAACTGATACGTTAGATGAAACCTACTTAGGAGTTCATGAGGAACTGCTTTATGCTCGAAAACTTATCCCTGTCGAAG GAGCTCAATGGACTGGTATAGTTACAACCATTGCAATTGAAATGCTTAAATCAGGCATGGTTGAAGCTGTCATTTGTGTACAAAG CGATCCTGATGACAGATTTGCTCCCAGACCTGTTTTAGCAAG GACACCAGAAGAAGTGTTGGCTGCTAGAGGTGTCAAGCCAACATTATCTCCTAACCTTAATACCCTTGCACTTGTTGAG GCTGCAGGTGTCAAGCGTCTTCTTTTCTGTGGTGTAGGTTGCCAGGTGCAAG CATTAAGATCTGTCGAGCACCACTTGAATTTGGATAAACTCTATGTTTTAGGCACTAACTGCG TGGACAATGGACCTAGGGAAGGACTGGATAAGTTTCTAAACGCTGCGAGTGATTCACCTGAAACAGTTCTGCATTATGAGTTTATGCAAGATTACAAGGTTCACTTGAAGCATTTGGACGGTCGTATCGAGGAG GTTCCTTATTTCTGTCTACCAGCAAATGATTTAGTTGATGTTATTGCTCCATCTTGCTACAG CTGTTTTGACTATACAAATGCGTTAGCA GATTTGGTTGTTGGATATATGGGCGTGCCGAAATACCCCGGAATCAGCATGACACAACATCCTCAATATATTACTGTCAG GAACGAACGTGGAAGAGAGATGTTGAGTCTTATAGAGAACTTACTAGAGATTACTCCAACAACTAACTCC GGAGATAGGCGACCGTTTGTCATGGAGACTGTCAAGGCTGACGATAAAGCTAAACTAG GAAAAGGTCCTTCTCAGCTTGCCCCAAAGTTTGTTGGAAACTTGCTTGCGTTTATACTAAATTTG ATTGGTCCAAAGGGTATTGAATTTGCACGTTATTCGCTTGATTATCATACCATTCGGAACTATTTATACGTAAATCGGTTGTGGGGAAAGGAAAG GGCTGATAGACACATGCCTACATATGCTAAGAAAATTGTGGATCTGTACAACCAAAATGGTCAAATTGATAAGATGCTCTCTGAGAAGTGA